The Plasmodium gaboni strain SY75 chromosome 3, whole genome shotgun sequence genome includes the window tatataatcctcattttttaagaaaaaggatataacaatttaaagaatatataaatgtattttaaaaatataagtatactatatcataaaaattaccataataaaattaaaacagTTATAAATACGTTGTTTACTCCAAAAAATTGGcattaataaaataagaggaatacataaataaataattacatatatatatatatatattttattttattttaattcttAAGTTCGATATTATGGCATCAGCTCCAGGATTAGCATTTGCTAATATTACGCTTATGCTGGACCTACCACAATTACCAgctatattttttgtaaatgtaagaaataattttaaaattcTTATGAACGAAATTAAACAAAAGACAGTTGAAGGAGAAGACATTTTTTATCCACACAACAGAATTAACTTAcaaaataaacatattaaCAAAATGGGCAGAACAAGGAAATATAGTAACAACAAAGATTGGATATTTGGAAATCCAttctaaaaatatatatatatatatatatatatatatatatataattgaaGTTATTAAGATCtataaaaagtataaaaGAGTAGGAACCAATATCCAATGTGACTTTATAATTAATACTATAgtgtaataatatatgtatacacatatataaatatagaagaataatatcaaaataagaattatatgaaaaaaggaaaaaagTCCGAAGCCTCTTTTTTTCAATgcatatttatatatttcgttttaaaaaattttcatttttttgtaaatcTATTCATATACCTAAATTAAATACgatacatacatatatatatatatatatgtatatatctttaacgtgtattttttttttatttttttaatattatataaaggaaaaaaaaaattaaattccatcttatttgtatttacatttataaaagtaaacacattaataaatttataatccatataaaatatttatgtggatgttatttttgtaatatctatatttttttacccttttatatttatacattaataataataatatatatatatatatatatatatatatatatatttatatttatatttataacatgaaattatttaataaataatatatcatcctaaatattcaaaaaaaattatgatatataatttaatatatttacatatatatcactttttcttttcaacttaaaaaaaatcagcccatattattttatatacataataatatatatagatacatatatatatatatgagaaaaataatgcattatatattataaacatatatacatataaataaatacaatatataaatatatatatatatatatatatatatatatatatatattagcttgaaaaaaaaaatatatcaacattaaaaaaatatatttttcattttattatattatagatttattcatatccatcatatttaaaaaaaaaaaaaaaaaaaattgataaaatgaatttttaaatgtacTACAAATGctctttattattttaacttatataataattatgtatCTTATTTAAGTAATGATTAAAAAGGAAatcataaataataaaaatgaaaaaatatttatatcttttttatatataaaattatgttTTCCCACCCATTTTTGTAAGATataacacatatatatataatatatatatatatgtatgtttatattttataatatatatatttttttttttttctaagATTGTAAccaaaattaaaaatatatatatatatatataatatattttttaaaataacaaaatgATTAACAACTTATCAGTTGCCATAACTATTGTTGGCTTATTGTCACTTTTTAAAAGTGGTCATACTGTATACTCACGTAAGTttaaaaagatatatatatatatatatatatatttatatatttatttattcatttttattatttttttatattaaagaTTTAAGTTCATTCAAACTCCAAGATGATAACATTGATAACTTTTCTATACCGCACATGGTAAGCTTagttaaaaataaaataaaataaaaatatatagtaGAAAGACATATTGAGATATAgttctatttttatatttgtaaatattaacaatatgttcatattttttaattttttagTTAATTGCTCAAATTATATTCTGTACTTTAATAACCTTTTTTGGAGGAAGCAAATTATTCTTAAGCTTAAAAAACATCCAGGGGGATTCAATGGAAAATTTTAACAACAcgtaaaaataaaaaaaataataaatataaaaatatatatatatatatatatatatatattactgTTATCTCTTTATATTTGTCTAaatttattgttttttaattttttagTGACTGGGATAAATGTCATGCAAGAAGAAACTTTGGATCATGCTTTAACAGGAAGCAATacattaaaaattttataaaagattTTGTAGGAAGCccaatataaaaaaaaaaaaaagaaaaaaaatgaaactgttcaatattttattgtGTAGGTATCTTAAAAAGATTGATACcttatatatgtttaaaattcttttttttttttttttttttttttaatttcgtttatttatattttcatatataaatacaaaatgaaatattacatatatattaattgttttaaatttaatttttttttttttgtattattaatttgGTATACcttccatatatatatatttatatatatatatatatataatattttaattatttataatgataatcTATTATTAAgacatttttttaaaatatgatataatattttatatccttatctatatattattgactactttaaaaattcaattttatatgttagaatattgattataataattatatcttttaaaaaaatatataatgtttcTATTATTGTTTATGCAAATGGttatagaaaaaatgaatattattttgaataaaGGTGTGAATTAAATTATGAAGAAATGAAATAAGGTAAAATAAagtaataattatatattatatgtatatataaaataataccgattataaaaacaaatttataataatcagcataattaaaaaaaaaaaataaaataaaataaatgaaatgaataaaaaatataatcatttataataagtcttatattgtaaaaaattataaatatgatcataaatatataaaaaaaaagaaatattttttctttcacatatatatatatatatatatatttatttatttatttatttatttaattcaaaataaacagaataataacaatttttacgtatttacaaaatgttcttttaacatatatattatattattataaattcTAAGAAAcatgtaaaaaaaaacattttttttttttttggtgtgtttatttttctattatgcccaataaatattatatgacatatatttacattttattataaatatattattaacGTGGagatatttattaataatatatcttaataatataatatatatatatatatatatatatata containing:
- a CDS encoding putative membrane magnesium transporter, with the protein product MINNLSVAITIVGLLSLFKSGHTVYSHLSSFKLQDDNIDNFSIPHMLIAQIIFCTLITFFGGSKLFLSLKNIQGDSMENFNNTDWDKCHARRNFGSCFNRKQYIKNFIKDFVGSPI
- a CDS encoding hypothetical protein (conserved Plasmodium protein, unknown function), which gives rise to MASAPGLAFANITLMLDLPQLPAIFFVNVRNNFKILMNEIKQKTVEGEDIFYPHNRINLQNKHINKMGRTRKYSNNKDWIFGNPF